A region of Natribaculum luteum DNA encodes the following proteins:
- the gyrA gene encoding DNA gyrase subunit A, with product MSSEVPDPTDVEARTVETVRIEDEMEQSYIDYAMSVIAGRALPRVEDGLKPVHRRILYAMNEMGVSSGSSHRKSSSIVGETMGDYHPHGDQAIYDTLVRMAQEFSMRYPLVDGQGNFGSMDGDPPAAQRYTEARMASIAEELLEDIEKDTVDFSSNYDDRLQEPDVLPAAFPNLLVNGSSGIAVGMSTNIPPHNLGEVIDATIELIDNPDATVEELMDHVKGPDFPTGANIVGRDAIYSAYKTGRGRIRVRAEFEVEEWKNDRERIVVTELPYQANKARLVERIADDVNEGKIEGISDLRDESDRDGVRVVIELKRGANTEVVKNQLLENHLERTFGVINLALVDGQPQVLTLKETLAEYVSHRKEVVRRRSEYDLNEAQERAHILEGRLKALENVEDVVDLIQESEDRSAAKAALRESFDFSEPQAEHIVRMQLGSLTSMEAAEIEAEYEDVQAEIERLEAILESEAELLAVIKDELREVKAEYGDERRTSIVEDEGTVTHEDLIPEEDVLVVMTEDDYVKRMPVDQFDAQRRGGKGIIGADVKEDDRVATVFRANTHDYLLCFTNQGNVYRLKTYEIPEMGRTARGKSAVNILDLDPAENITAIVDTDAFEDDEFVTMVTQNGYVKRTAGEEFDNILSTGIIAASLEEGDELVDVEVTDGTQDLVIATEQGMTIRFAEDEVRAMGRNARGVNGIKLGGADAVAGLVATDGSDERALLTVTRNGYGKRTLLSEYRTQSRYGKGLIDIKTDDRNGPVTAVKAVTADDSLVIMSENGQIMCTRAGEISTVGRNTKGVTVMDVEEGDAVASVDVLPAAAGDGDEDGDEAA from the coding sequence ATGAGCTCAGAGGTACCCGACCCGACAGACGTAGAGGCCCGGACGGTCGAGACCGTCCGCATCGAAGACGAGATGGAGCAAAGCTACATCGACTACGCGATGAGCGTCATCGCCGGCCGTGCCCTCCCCCGGGTCGAAGACGGTCTCAAGCCCGTCCACCGGCGCATCCTCTATGCGATGAACGAGATGGGCGTCTCCTCCGGGAGCAGTCACCGCAAGTCCTCCTCGATCGTCGGGGAGACGATGGGTGACTACCACCCTCACGGCGACCAGGCGATATACGACACGCTCGTGCGGATGGCCCAGGAGTTCTCGATGCGCTACCCGCTCGTCGACGGTCAGGGGAACTTCGGTTCGATGGACGGCGACCCGCCCGCAGCCCAGCGGTACACCGAGGCCCGAATGGCCTCCATCGCCGAGGAACTCCTCGAGGACATCGAGAAAGATACGGTCGACTTCTCCTCGAACTACGACGACCGCCTCCAGGAACCGGACGTCCTCCCGGCGGCGTTCCCGAACCTGCTGGTGAACGGCTCCTCGGGGATCGCGGTCGGAATGTCGACGAACATTCCGCCGCACAACCTCGGTGAGGTGATCGACGCGACGATCGAACTCATCGACAACCCCGACGCGACCGTCGAGGAGTTGATGGACCACGTCAAGGGCCCCGACTTCCCGACCGGTGCGAACATCGTCGGCCGCGACGCGATCTACTCGGCGTACAAGACCGGCCGCGGGCGCATCCGCGTGCGCGCCGAGTTCGAAGTCGAGGAGTGGAAAAACGACCGCGAGCGGATCGTCGTCACGGAACTTCCCTACCAGGCGAACAAGGCCCGGCTGGTCGAGCGCATCGCCGACGACGTCAACGAGGGGAAGATCGAGGGTATCTCCGACCTGCGCGACGAGTCCGATCGCGACGGCGTCCGCGTCGTGATCGAACTCAAACGCGGCGCGAACACCGAGGTCGTCAAGAACCAGCTCCTCGAGAATCACTTAGAGCGGACGTTCGGCGTCATCAACCTCGCGCTGGTCGACGGCCAGCCGCAGGTGCTCACGCTCAAAGAGACCCTGGCGGAGTACGTCTCCCACCGCAAGGAGGTCGTCCGCCGGCGCAGCGAGTACGATCTGAACGAGGCCCAAGAGCGCGCTCACATCCTCGAGGGCCGGCTGAAGGCACTCGAGAACGTCGAGGACGTCGTCGACCTGATCCAGGAGTCGGAAGACCGTTCGGCAGCCAAAGCGGCCTTGCGCGAGTCGTTCGACTTCTCCGAGCCCCAGGCCGAACACATCGTCAGGATGCAACTCGGCAGCCTCACCTCGATGGAGGCGGCCGAGATCGAAGCCGAGTACGAGGACGTCCAGGCGGAGATCGAGCGCCTCGAGGCGATCTTAGAGAGCGAGGCGGAACTGCTCGCCGTCATCAAAGACGAACTGCGCGAGGTCAAAGCCGAGTACGGCGACGAGCGGCGGACCTCGATCGTCGAGGACGAGGGGACGGTTACCCACGAGGACCTCATCCCCGAGGAGGACGTCCTCGTCGTCATGACCGAGGACGACTACGTCAAGCGGATGCCGGTCGACCAGTTCGACGCACAGCGTCGCGGCGGCAAGGGGATCATCGGCGCGGACGTCAAAGAAGACGACCGCGTCGCCACGGTCTTCCGGGCGAACACCCACGACTACCTGCTTTGCTTTACGAACCAGGGTAACGTCTACCGGTTGAAGACCTACGAGATCCCCGAGATGGGTCGGACCGCCCGCGGGAAGTCCGCGGTCAACATCCTCGATCTCGATCCGGCCGAGAACATCACGGCCATCGTCGACACCGACGCCTTCGAGGACGACGAGTTCGTGACGATGGTCACACAGAACGGCTACGTCAAACGCACGGCCGGCGAGGAGTTCGACAACATCCTCTCGACGGGGATCATCGCCGCCAGCCTGGAGGAGGGAGACGAACTCGTCGACGTCGAGGTCACGGACGGGACACAAGACCTCGTGATCGCGACCGAGCAGGGGATGACGATCCGCTTTGCCGAAGACGAGGTACGAGCGATGGGCCGTAACGCCCGCGGCGTCAACGGCATCAAACTCGGGGGCGCAGACGCCGTCGCGGGACTGGTCGCGACCGACGGAAGCGACGAGCGGGCGCTGCTCACCGTGACCCGGAACGGCTACGGCAAGCGAACGCTGCTCTCCGAGTACCGAACCCAGTCCCGGTACGGAAAGGGCCTGATCGACATCAAGACGGACGACCGCAACGGCCCGGTCACCGCAGTCAAGGCCGTGACGGCTGACGACTCGCTGGTCATCATGTCCGAGAACGGCCAGATCATGTGTACGCGAGCGGGCGAAATCTCGACGGTCGGGCGAAATACGAAGGGTGTGACGGTGATGGACGTCGAGGAAGGTGACGCGGTCGCGAGCGTCGACGTCCTCCCGGCCGCGGCGGGAGATGGAGACGAGGACGGAGACGAAGCGGCGTAA